The window GTTTCGGCCACGTCATGGACCCGCACGATTTGCGCGCCCGCCTCGATGGCTTTGAGCGCCAGCGTGATCGAACCGCCCAGACGCTCGTGCGCCGCCGCCTCGTTCGAGAGCGCCCCGATCATGCGCTTGCGGCTTGCGCCAACGAGCAACGGATGCCCCAGGGCGTGGTAGAGCGCGATGGCGTTCATCAGCGCGAGGTTTTCGGCCAGGGTCTTGCCAAAGCCGATGCCCGGATCGAGCAGGATGCGCGCCGGATCGATACCGGCAGCCACGGCGTCGTCGCGGGCCTGTTCCAGCCAGTCATAGACGTCGAGCACGACATCGGCGTACTGCCCGCCCGAATGCAGGTCATCGCCCTTGCCCGGCGCATGCATCAGCACCACCGGCGCGTTCGAAGCGGCCGCCAGTTCCAGGCTGCGAGGATCGTAGCGCAGCGCCGAGACGTCATTGATGATGTGCGCGCCGGCCGCCAGCGCCGCCTCCATAACCGCTGCACGGCGGGTGTCGAGGCTGATCGCGGCGCCCATCATGGCGAGCCGCTCGACCATGGGAACCACGCGCTTGATCTCGTCGCCTTCCCAGACCGCGGCTGCGCCGGGCCGCGTGGATTCGCCGCCTACGTCGATGATCGCGGCGCCCTCTTCCAGCATGCCCACGGCATGGTCGATGGCAACATCGGGGTGATCAAGGAAGCGCCCGCCATCCGAAAAGCTGTCGGGCGTCATGTTGAGAATGCCCATGACCTGCGGCTGGTCGAGCCGGATCGTGCGCTCACCGCAGGTGATCGGTGCGTGAACCTTTGCAAGCGCCG is drawn from Novosphingobium decolorationis and contains these coding sequences:
- the folP gene encoding dihydropteroate synthase; translation: MPRKIYIRPIALVDSPQSEAGNAVRLGGSLAWASRFALMERKGRKVVARTLVDAAAMPEAIAALDAPLKAQAEAQWAALAKVHAPITCGERTIRLDQPQVMGILNMTPDSFSDGGRFLDHPDVAIDHAVGMLEEGAAIIDVGGESTRPGAAAVWEGDEIKRVVPMVERLAMMGAAISLDTRRAAVMEAALAAGAHIINDVSALRYDPRSLELAAASNAPVVLMHAPGKGDDLHSGGQYADVVLDVYDWLEQARDDAVAAGIDPARILLDPGIGFGKTLAENLALMNAIALYHALGHPLLVGASRKRMIGALSNEAAAHERLGGSITLALKAIEAGAQIVRVHDVAETVQAVRVWRGMRDAALTDFSQLVD